One stretch of Paenibacillus sp. FSL R5-0341 DNA includes these proteins:
- the bglX gene encoding beta-glucosidase BglX — MNNEQLLDLVKQMTLEEKTAQLLQLTANFYEGTNVEGQITGPMEEMGITEQSVDASGSILGLSGAQAIIDVQQAYMKKSRLGIPLLFMADVVHGFKTIFPIPLAIGCSWDTELAEKSAEIAARESAVSGLHVTFAPMVDLVRDPRWGRVMETTGEDPYLNSLFAAAFVRGYQGDSLKDEPDRLAACVKHFAAYGAAEGGRDYNTVDMSERNLREYYLPAYKAALDAGVEMVMTSFNTVDGIPASGNEKLMRGILREEWGFDGVLISDWASIREMIAHGAAEDDREAAYRAIRAGVDMEMMTPCYVHHLPELIESGEVEEELIDEAVLRILQLKEKLGLFDNPLRAADPEREREIVFSKEHRQVSYELATKSAVLLKNDGNVLPLQPEANVALIGPFAQSPDILGWWSCEGIKEDAVKLGTALQERLTGGKVQFAQGSDVHAITAEQIAEALEVASKADLIVLALGEDSEMSGEGGSRTDIRLPAAQLELVKQLKAAGKPIATVIFNGRPLDLHGVIDESDALLEAWFPGSEGGAAIADVLTGVVNPSARLTMSFPQSVGQIPVYYNHFNTGRPLNPEKTEERYVSKYIDSPNEPLLPFGYGLSYTSFAYSDLEVSSNELTADESLIIKVRVTNTGERAGVETVQLYVRDVTGEVVRPMRELKGYVKLALAPGESGTATFTLNEEQLRYHHSDLSHRSDKGEFHLLVGANSRDTQKKSFRLV; from the coding sequence ATGAATAACGAGCAGTTGCTTGACTTGGTAAAACAGATGACGTTGGAGGAAAAAACAGCGCAGCTTCTTCAGTTGACTGCCAACTTTTATGAAGGAACGAATGTTGAAGGCCAGATCACAGGGCCCATGGAAGAGATGGGAATTACGGAGCAGTCCGTGGATGCCAGTGGGTCCATTCTGGGGTTGTCCGGTGCGCAGGCCATCATTGATGTGCAGCAAGCTTATATGAAAAAAAGCCGTTTGGGCATTCCGCTCTTGTTCATGGCTGACGTGGTACATGGATTCAAAACCATTTTCCCGATTCCGCTGGCGATTGGTTGCTCATGGGATACCGAGCTTGCTGAGAAAAGTGCTGAAATTGCAGCACGTGAATCAGCTGTATCCGGTTTGCATGTAACCTTTGCACCGATGGTGGATCTAGTTCGTGACCCGCGCTGGGGTCGTGTGATGGAGACGACAGGAGAAGATCCTTATCTGAACAGCTTGTTCGCAGCTGCGTTCGTAAGAGGATATCAAGGAGATAGTCTAAAAGATGAGCCTGATCGCCTTGCTGCCTGTGTCAAACACTTTGCGGCTTATGGAGCGGCTGAAGGTGGTCGGGATTACAATACGGTGGACATGTCCGAGCGTAACTTGCGTGAGTACTATTTGCCAGCGTACAAAGCAGCATTGGATGCGGGTGTGGAAATGGTCATGACTTCGTTCAATACGGTTGACGGTATTCCGGCAAGTGGCAATGAGAAGTTAATGCGTGGCATTTTGCGTGAAGAGTGGGGCTTTGATGGCGTATTGATCTCGGATTGGGCTTCCATTCGGGAGATGATTGCACATGGAGCTGCGGAAGATGACCGTGAAGCGGCGTATCGTGCCATTCGTGCAGGGGTAGATATGGAGATGATGACACCTTGTTATGTGCATCATTTGCCTGAGCTGATTGAGAGCGGTGAAGTGGAAGAGGAGCTCATTGATGAAGCTGTTTTGCGAATTTTGCAACTGAAAGAAAAGCTGGGATTGTTCGACAATCCGCTACGTGCAGCCGATCCGGAACGTGAGCGCGAAATTGTTTTCTCCAAAGAGCATCGTCAGGTATCGTATGAATTGGCAACGAAATCAGCTGTCCTCTTGAAGAATGATGGTAACGTTCTTCCGCTTCAACCGGAAGCTAATGTAGCCCTCATTGGTCCTTTTGCACAGAGTCCAGACATTCTGGGCTGGTGGTCCTGTGAAGGGATTAAGGAAGATGCAGTTAAGCTGGGAACAGCTCTTCAGGAACGTCTGACGGGTGGGAAAGTTCAATTTGCCCAAGGTAGTGATGTTCATGCGATTACAGCTGAACAAATTGCCGAAGCCCTGGAAGTGGCAAGCAAAGCAGATCTGATTGTTCTCGCTCTGGGTGAAGACTCCGAGATGAGTGGAGAAGGTGGCTCACGCACGGATATCCGTCTGCCAGCGGCCCAATTGGAATTGGTCAAACAGCTCAAAGCAGCCGGCAAACCAATTGCCACCGTTATTTTCAACGGCCGTCCATTGGATCTTCATGGTGTCATCGATGAATCGGATGCCCTTCTTGAAGCCTGGTTTCCGGGCAGTGAAGGCGGAGCAGCGATTGCAGATGTTCTGACAGGTGTAGTGAATCCATCTGCACGTCTGACGATGTCCTTCCCGCAGTCTGTAGGTCAGATTCCGGTCTATTACAACCATTTCAATACTGGTCGTCCACTGAACCCGGAGAAGACGGAAGAGCGATATGTTTCGAAATACATTGACAGCCCGAATGAACCGTTGCTTCCGTTCGGTTACGGTCTCTCTTACACTTCCTTCGCTTATAGTGATCTTGAAGTCTCAAGCAATGAGTTGACTGCTGATGAGTCCCTGATTATCAAGGTACGTGTAACAAACACGGGTGAGCGCGCAGGTGTGGAGACGGTTCAATTGTATGTTCGTGATGTAACGGGTGAAGTGGTTCGTCCGATGCGTGAGTTAAAAGGATATGTGAAACTTGCCCTTGCGCCAGGAGAGAGTGGTACAGCCACGTTTACATTAAATGAAGAACAGCTTCGTTATCACCATTCGGACTTAAGTCATCGCAGTGATAAAGGCGAGTTCCATCTTCTTGTGGGTGCAAACAGTCGGGATACCCAGAAGAAATCATTCAGACTCGTTTAA
- a CDS encoding LacI family DNA-binding transcriptional regulator has translation MVSIKDIAKQAGVSISTVSYALNGSNKVTDETSSKILAIAKELNYVPNAAARTLKKRESKILGVFLTDFSGDVYGDLLSGMKAVCNAQGYDLIVCSGKQSHRMLPERMIDGAIILDHTFASEELMQYADRGHKIVVLDREMDHPNINQVLLDNKAGATLAMEHLIEQGHKKIYVVTGPEGSFDSVQRMKAVRQVAEREADVEWIEITGDFEKSGGERAADQIVQAYDGPAAVFCLNDEMAIGLCDRLAESVLGVGQEIDVIGFDNIELSKYVQPRLASIDYSKRKWGSLAAEQLIKIIAGEPVDHERIYVTLVEGGSVSGPNQSDSVISLRNDRAVSY, from the coding sequence GTGGTCAGTATCAAGGATATCGCCAAACAGGCGGGAGTTTCCATCTCCACCGTGTCATATGCGCTGAATGGCAGCAACAAAGTGACCGATGAGACGAGTTCCAAAATTTTGGCCATTGCCAAAGAGCTGAACTATGTTCCTAATGCCGCTGCAAGAACACTGAAGAAGAGGGAATCCAAAATTCTGGGTGTATTCTTGACCGATTTTAGCGGAGATGTATATGGAGACTTGCTGAGTGGCATGAAAGCCGTATGTAATGCCCAAGGTTATGACCTGATCGTGTGCAGCGGTAAACAATCCCATCGCATGCTTCCGGAACGGATGATTGATGGTGCAATCATTCTGGATCATACCTTTGCAAGTGAAGAACTGATGCAATATGCCGATCGAGGGCACAAAATTGTTGTATTGGACCGTGAGATGGATCATCCCAACATTAATCAGGTTCTGCTGGATAACAAAGCCGGGGCAACACTTGCGATGGAACATCTGATTGAACAGGGACACAAGAAGATCTACGTGGTAACAGGACCGGAAGGTTCGTTTGACTCTGTGCAGCGGATGAAGGCTGTAAGACAGGTCGCTGAACGTGAAGCCGATGTGGAATGGATTGAGATCACGGGTGATTTTGAGAAGAGTGGTGGAGAACGAGCCGCAGATCAGATTGTGCAGGCGTATGATGGGCCCGCAGCGGTATTCTGCCTCAATGATGAGATGGCTATTGGCCTGTGTGATCGTCTGGCGGAAAGTGTACTTGGCGTTGGGCAGGAGATTGATGTCATCGGATTCGATAATATTGAACTAAGCAAATACGTGCAGCCGAGATTGGCAAGCATTGATTATTCCAAACGCAAGTGGGGATCACTCGCTGCTGAACAATTAATCAAAATTATCGCTGGCGAACCCGTCGACCATGAACGAATTTACGTAACATTGGTTGAAGGTGGATCTGTGAGTGGTCCTAACCAATCTGATTCTGTGATATCGCTGCGGAATGACCGGGCGGTTAGCTATTGA
- a CDS encoding phosphodiester glycosidase family protein → MITPVKQVNRFFMLALAPFVGLILCLLLLRPPLEPGGLIPAELSEDTITPRTQAISQELAGAKDAAIQTSSSIKRTTQLYNKTTSTMSTLVQKATAQADRPETIYNKRISAKLGVPFERVDSDRLTIEMYRVNPGSYKGYAMKIKLKDPTAMQMALDSEPGRSETTMQAVKRNGAIAGINAGGFADSGGKRYPLSTTVMDGKYVNGFQASFKDLFFVGLNDAGKLVGGKFFDKNSLDRLQPQFGATFVPVLLQNGRKTAIPAKWKVSPKRAPRTIIGNYKDDQLLIIVVDGYNEGGSSGATLEELQGRLYKLGVIDAYNLDGGGSSSLILNNRVVNNPSDGSLRPVPTHFLFYK, encoded by the coding sequence ATGATTACACCCGTCAAACAGGTTAATCGTTTTTTTATGCTTGCACTCGCTCCTTTTGTTGGATTGATATTATGCCTGCTGCTGCTTCGTCCTCCACTTGAACCCGGAGGTTTGATTCCTGCCGAACTGTCAGAGGATACGATTACACCCCGGACCCAAGCAATTAGCCAAGAGCTTGCAGGGGCAAAAGACGCTGCTATCCAAACTTCTTCTTCTATTAAAAGAACGACGCAGCTCTATAATAAAACAACGAGTACGATGTCTACACTTGTGCAGAAGGCTACTGCTCAGGCGGATCGCCCAGAGACCATTTATAACAAGCGGATTTCCGCCAAGCTGGGCGTTCCATTTGAACGGGTAGACAGTGACCGATTGACAATTGAAATGTATAGAGTCAATCCTGGCAGCTATAAGGGCTATGCCATGAAGATCAAGCTTAAAGATCCCACGGCCATGCAGATGGCTCTGGACAGCGAACCTGGACGATCCGAGACGACCATGCAGGCTGTGAAACGTAACGGTGCAATTGCCGGGATCAACGCAGGCGGATTTGCTGACAGTGGTGGCAAACGTTATCCACTCAGCACCACCGTCATGGATGGGAAATACGTGAATGGTTTTCAGGCCAGTTTCAAAGATCTGTTCTTTGTAGGACTTAATGATGCCGGCAAGCTGGTCGGAGGCAAGTTTTTCGACAAAAACTCCCTGGATCGCCTGCAACCGCAATTCGGGGCTACCTTTGTGCCGGTACTACTACAGAATGGGCGCAAAACCGCGATTCCCGCCAAGTGGAAGGTATCACCCAAACGAGCGCCACGTACAATCATCGGCAATTATAAAGACGACCAGTTATTGATCATTGTGGTCGACGGATATAATGAGGGTGGAAGTTCCGGTGCTACCCTTGAAGAGTTGCAAGGACGGTTGTACAAGCTTGGGGTCATCGACGCCTATAATCTGGATGGCGGTGGATCTTCCTCGCTTATTCTGAATAATCGGGTTGTGAATAACCCTTCAGATGGCAGCCTTAGACCGGTACCCACACACTTTTTATTTTACAAATAA
- a CDS encoding uroporphyrinogen-III C-methyltransferase translates to MKPSAPPSDIHHTRSAKGKAGSSIKLFLVMWIVLIALGVVGTYYYSNHLQQQMINQLQAHNQQQIAALKTDYEKQLTTISKEVADLQGQVQSFNELLTFTKDNASDKTDNSNKLYTQLSEVKKQLETLQKKMDLLK, encoded by the coding sequence ATGAAACCATCTGCCCCGCCCTCTGACATCCATCACACCCGGAGCGCCAAAGGCAAGGCCGGATCTTCAATCAAGCTGTTTCTGGTAATGTGGATTGTTCTCATTGCACTCGGAGTCGTTGGAACCTACTATTATAGTAACCATCTCCAGCAACAGATGATTAACCAGCTTCAGGCCCATAATCAGCAGCAGATTGCAGCGCTAAAAACCGACTACGAAAAGCAGCTAACAACGATATCGAAGGAAGTCGCAGACCTGCAAGGACAGGTGCAATCCTTCAATGAATTGCTGACTTTTACCAAGGATAATGCAAGTGACAAAACGGATAACAGCAACAAACTGTATACCCAGCTGAGCGAAGTCAAAAAACAACTGGAGACACTCCAGAAAAAGATGGACCTGCTCAAATGA
- a CDS encoding response regulator transcription factor: MKKVWQVVIVDIHPTSMLGTKLILEEQQDLTVRGMTSTGTEGLDLVNIHQPDLILMDYRLPEGQADQYIAQMKNLSAHSHIIILTDEDNVKLFRHLMSLGASGMLSKQASPSQLIHLISGLREGHVSIPLSWLNSAEWAQPVESPTEERVIELTETETFIMERIVQGVTYDKIASEINVSRRSIDNYLRKIYVKLEVSSRAQAIERYALHARQAKTVS, encoded by the coding sequence ATGAAAAAAGTATGGCAGGTGGTCATCGTAGATATCCACCCCACCAGCATGCTCGGTACAAAATTGATTTTGGAAGAGCAGCAGGATCTGACGGTACGTGGCATGACTTCGACCGGAACAGAAGGGCTCGATCTGGTGAATATTCACCAGCCTGATCTGATTCTCATGGATTATCGACTTCCAGAGGGCCAGGCAGATCAATATATTGCCCAGATGAAGAATCTGTCGGCACATAGTCACATCATCATTTTGACAGATGAAGACAATGTGAAGCTGTTTCGTCATCTGATGAGTCTTGGTGCAAGCGGCATGCTATCGAAACAGGCTTCCCCTAGCCAGCTGATTCATCTGATCTCGGGGTTACGTGAGGGCCATGTATCCATTCCATTATCGTGGTTAAACAGTGCGGAGTGGGCGCAACCCGTCGAGTCTCCAACCGAAGAACGTGTCATTGAATTAACCGAAACCGAAACTTTTATCATGGAAAGAATTGTTCAGGGTGTAACCTATGATAAAATAGCGAGTGAGATCAACGTTAGCAGGCGCTCGATTGATAATTATCTGCGTAAAATATACGTGAAGCTGGAAGTAAGCAGCAGAGCACAGGCCATTGAACGTTATGCCTTGCATGCAAGGCAGGCGAAGACGGTATCCTGA
- a CDS encoding PLP-dependent aminotransferase family protein: protein MKYFFASRTNRLLSSPLRDIREMSGRDYFISLAEELPAEELFPFKLLEEAAVSVFSSGPSALQYGEPAGYTPLREWLNKDWNARKGIRTVPEQILLTTGTQQAIDLVMRLLLEPGDSVLVEHPTSPGCLEVLEMQGAKIVPVMGDRDGILPDLLEQHMQQVRPKLLFAAPSFSNPTGALWSMERREAVLELCSRYGVLLVEDDSYGELHFDGLEPAEFYRKYPSLFALDTADQGGHVLYIGSFSKTVAPALRTGWAAGHPALIQAMASVKRIADGQSSPMNQRLLYQLLAHSPFRWSDHLSMLNREYKTRLKLMLELLKRPGWKGCQYNIPEGGMYLWVQLPEGLDSGALLKAALPKGVSFLPGSLCSTGVQDQRYIRLNFSHPGRDELLLGMNLISEAISEFTARS from the coding sequence ATGAAATATTTCTTTGCTTCCCGTACCAACAGGCTTTTGTCATCACCGCTGAGGGATATACGTGAGATGTCTGGCAGGGATTATTTCATTTCTCTGGCAGAGGAATTGCCTGCGGAGGAGTTGTTTCCTTTCAAATTGCTGGAAGAAGCAGCGGTGTCTGTCTTTAGTTCAGGCCCTTCCGCATTGCAATATGGAGAACCAGCAGGCTACACACCCTTGAGAGAGTGGTTGAACAAAGACTGGAATGCACGCAAAGGCATACGAACGGTACCCGAGCAGATTCTGTTGACGACTGGTACCCAGCAGGCCATCGATCTGGTGATGCGTCTATTACTTGAGCCAGGGGACTCCGTACTGGTGGAACATCCCACATCTCCAGGCTGTTTAGAGGTTCTGGAGATGCAAGGAGCCAAGATTGTACCCGTAATGGGTGATCGGGACGGGATACTGCCAGACCTTTTGGAGCAGCACATGCAGCAGGTGAGACCGAAGCTGCTTTTTGCTGCACCCAGCTTCTCGAATCCGACGGGTGCTCTGTGGAGTATGGAGCGGCGGGAGGCTGTCCTTGAGCTGTGTTCACGCTATGGTGTGTTGCTTGTGGAAGATGATTCTTACGGAGAGCTTCATTTCGATGGCCTTGAGCCGGCGGAATTCTATCGTAAATATCCTTCACTCTTTGCACTGGATACTGCCGACCAGGGTGGACATGTTCTCTACATCGGTTCGTTTAGCAAAACGGTAGCGCCCGCTCTTCGGACCGGATGGGCTGCTGGACATCCTGCGTTGATTCAGGCCATGGCCTCCGTTAAACGGATTGCAGATGGTCAGTCCAGTCCGATGAATCAGCGGCTGTTGTATCAACTGCTCGCCCATTCCCCTTTTCGATGGAGTGATCACCTGTCCATGCTGAACCGGGAATATAAGACAAGGCTCAAACTGATGCTTGAATTGTTGAAGAGACCGGGCTGGAAAGGGTGTCAGTACAACATCCCTGAGGGCGGTATGTATCTGTGGGTACAGTTGCCGGAAGGATTGGATAGTGGCGCTCTGCTCAAGGCGGCTCTGCCCAAAGGTGTATCTTTTCTTCCAGGCTCGCTATGCTCCACAGGTGTACAGGATCAACGTTACATTCGATTGAACTTTAGCCATCCGGGACGCGATGAATTGCTGCTCGGCATGAACTTGATCAGTGAAGCCATATCCGAATTTACGGCTCGCAGCTGA
- a CDS encoding FMN-dependent NADH-azoreductase — protein sequence MSNILFVKANDRPADQAVSVKLYDAFLSAYKESHPGDTVTELDLYNTDLPYYGNTVITGGYKAANGIEATAEEQKAAALAAQLQDQFLAADKVVFAFPLWNFTVPAPLVNYISYLSQAGKMFKYTAEGPVGLVGDKKVALLNARGGVYSVEPMASVEMSVKYVTNVLAFWGIQNPELVIVEGHNAAADRAEEIVTAGLKLASEVAVKF from the coding sequence ATGTCTAATATTTTATTCGTTAAAGCAAATGACCGTCCTGCAGATCAAGCAGTCAGCGTTAAATTGTACGATGCATTCTTGAGCGCATACAAAGAGTCCCACCCAGGTGACACAGTTACTGAGCTGGATCTCTACAATACAGATCTTCCTTACTATGGCAACACTGTAATTACAGGTGGCTATAAAGCAGCAAACGGCATTGAAGCAACTGCTGAAGAGCAAAAAGCTGCAGCACTGGCTGCACAACTGCAAGATCAATTCCTGGCAGCAGACAAAGTGGTATTTGCATTCCCGCTCTGGAACTTCACTGTTCCTGCTCCACTGGTGAACTACATTTCCTACCTGAGCCAAGCTGGTAAAATGTTCAAATACACAGCTGAAGGCCCTGTAGGTCTCGTAGGCGACAAAAAAGTGGCATTGTTGAACGCACGTGGTGGCGTTTATTCCGTAGAGCCAATGGCTTCTGTTGAAATGTCTGTTAAATATGTAACTAACGTATTGGCTTTCTGGGGCATTCAAAACCCTGAGCTGGTTATCGTTGAAGGACATAACGCTGCTGCAGATCGTGCTGAAGAAATCGTTACTGCAGGTCTGAAATTGGCTTCCGAAGTAGCAGTGAAATTCTAA
- a CDS encoding DUF2161 family putative PD-(D/E)XK-type phosphodiesterase — translation MAVQYETELYSPVKAFFEQRGFDVKAEVRHCDLVGVRSDQDEPLIVEMKKTFNLSLLLQGMQRLKLSPFVYLAVERNRSKRGAVNQRWSELTALCRQLGLGLLTVTFYKTKAPLIDVLCEPSAQTALTSHNQVTRKSGIRRKRLLKEFDERSGDYNTGGSTRRQLVTAYREKALRVASALRTNGESSPANLARQTGVGSAAAILQKNYYGWFERLSRGKYILTIKGVQALTEHAHMLEDNDMIERTMNELDVTYSVSGENQDDLAHIAEAAEQYLKNTGHI, via the coding sequence ATGGCTGTGCAATACGAAACTGAATTATATTCGCCTGTGAAAGCTTTCTTCGAGCAGCGTGGCTTCGACGTCAAGGCGGAAGTCAGACATTGTGACCTCGTAGGGGTCAGATCGGACCAGGACGAACCACTCATTGTGGAAATGAAAAAAACATTTAACCTCTCCCTGTTGTTGCAGGGCATGCAGCGATTGAAGCTTAGCCCGTTTGTGTATCTGGCCGTCGAGCGTAATCGCAGCAAACGCGGAGCCGTGAACCAACGTTGGAGCGAACTGACCGCACTATGCAGACAACTCGGTCTTGGGCTGCTGACTGTCACATTTTACAAAACCAAAGCTCCCCTAATTGATGTACTGTGCGAACCATCTGCCCAGACGGCCCTCACTAGCCACAATCAAGTTACCCGCAAAAGCGGCATTCGGCGGAAACGTTTGCTCAAGGAATTCGACGAACGCAGTGGAGACTACAATACGGGAGGCAGTACACGCAGACAGCTGGTCACCGCATATCGTGAGAAGGCCTTACGTGTCGCATCCGCTCTACGGACGAACGGAGAATCCTCTCCCGCCAACCTTGCCAGACAGACAGGTGTAGGCTCTGCAGCGGCGATTCTGCAAAAAAATTATTATGGCTGGTTTGAACGCCTCTCCCGCGGAAAGTATATTCTGACGATCAAGGGAGTACAAGCGTTAACCGAGCATGCACACATGCTTGAGGATAATGATATGATCGAACGAACCATGAATGAACTTGATGTAACATATTCTGTATCTGGTGAGAACCAGGACGACCTTGCGCACATCGCTGAAGCAGCGGAGCAGTACTTGAAAAATACAGGCCATATCTAA
- a CDS encoding PrkA family serine protein kinase has product MNIFERVAEHRAESDRLTWNGTFEDYIALLREDPTPAMTAHARVYEMIESFGVEEVGGHKRYKFFEQEIFGLDRSIEKLVEEYFHSAARRLDVRKRILLLMGPVSGGKSTLVTLLKRGLEQFSRTEKGAIYAIDGCPMHEEPLHLIPLELRPEVEKEIGVRIEGNLCPSCQMRLRTEYGGDISKVPVERVLVSEDNRVGIGTFSPSDPKSQDIADLTGSIDFSTITEFGSESDPRAYRFDGELNKANRGLMEFQEMLKCDEKFLWNLLSLTQEGNFKAGRFALISADEMIVAHTNESEYKSFISNKKNEALQSRMIVMPIPYNLKVSEEEKIYAKLIQQSDMKHVHIAPHALRTAAIFSILTRLKETKKQGMDLVKKMRMYDGEEVEGYKEADLREMQNEYLDEGMSGIDPRYVINRISSALIKQNLQCINALDILRAIKDGLDQHASITKEERERYLNFIALARKEYDELAKKEVQKAFVYSFEESARTLFENYLDNIEAFCNWSKIRDPLTDEEMDPDERLMRSIEEQIGISENAKKAFREEILIRISAYSRKERKFEYSSHDRLREAIEKKLFTDLKDIVKITTSTKTPDATQLKRMNEVIKRLIEEHGYTAASANELLRYVGSLLNR; this is encoded by the coding sequence ATGAATATTTTTGAACGCGTTGCGGAACATCGGGCAGAGAGTGACCGTTTGACATGGAACGGAACATTTGAAGATTATATTGCGCTGCTGAGAGAGGACCCGACTCCGGCAATGACGGCTCACGCCAGAGTGTATGAGATGATTGAATCGTTTGGCGTGGAAGAAGTAGGTGGGCATAAGCGGTACAAGTTTTTTGAACAGGAGATCTTCGGACTGGATCGATCGATTGAAAAGCTGGTCGAAGAATACTTTCACTCAGCAGCACGCCGTCTGGATGTACGTAAACGGATCTTGCTCCTGATGGGTCCCGTAAGCGGAGGTAAATCGACGTTGGTGACGCTGCTCAAGCGGGGGCTTGAACAGTTCTCGCGGACAGAGAAAGGTGCCATATACGCCATTGATGGATGCCCGATGCATGAGGAACCGCTGCATCTGATTCCACTGGAGCTTCGTCCTGAAGTGGAAAAGGAAATTGGAGTCCGCATTGAGGGTAACCTTTGCCCATCCTGCCAGATGAGACTGCGTACCGAATATGGTGGTGATATCAGCAAGGTGCCGGTGGAACGAGTCCTTGTTTCCGAAGATAATCGGGTGGGGATAGGAACGTTCAGTCCATCTGATCCGAAATCACAGGACATAGCCGATCTGACCGGTAGTATCGACTTTTCTACCATTACGGAGTTTGGTTCCGAATCCGATCCACGTGCCTATCGTTTTGATGGGGAGTTGAACAAGGCGAACCGTGGGCTGATGGAGTTCCAGGAGATGTTGAAATGTGATGAGAAATTCCTGTGGAATCTCTTGTCGCTCACGCAAGAAGGTAATTTCAAAGCAGGACGCTTCGCCCTAATCAGTGCGGATGAAATGATTGTGGCGCATACGAATGAATCGGAGTATAAGTCCTTTATCTCCAACAAGAAAAATGAGGCGCTGCAATCCCGGATGATTGTCATGCCGATTCCGTACAATCTGAAGGTGTCCGAGGAAGAGAAAATCTATGCCAAGCTGATTCAGCAAAGTGACATGAAGCATGTTCATATTGCACCGCATGCACTGCGGACTGCAGCCATTTTTTCCATACTTACCCGCTTGAAGGAAACAAAGAAACAGGGCATGGATCTCGTGAAAAAAATGCGGATGTATGATGGTGAAGAAGTGGAAGGATACAAAGAAGCCGATCTGCGCGAGATGCAAAATGAGTATCTGGATGAAGGGATGTCTGGCATTGACCCACGGTATGTCATCAACCGGATATCCAGTGCTTTGATCAAGCAAAATCTTCAGTGCATTAACGCGCTGGACATTCTGCGGGCCATCAAGGACGGTCTGGACCAGCATGCTTCCATTACGAAGGAAGAGCGGGAGCGTTATCTGAACTTTATCGCTCTTGCACGCAAAGAGTATGATGAACTGGCCAAGAAGGAAGTACAGAAAGCATTTGTGTACTCATTCGAGGAGTCAGCCAGAACGTTATTCGAGAATTATCTCGATAACATCGAAGCATTCTGCAACTGGTCCAAGATTCGTGATCCGCTCACGGATGAAGAGATGGACCCGGATGAGCGTTTGATGCGTTCCATTGAAGAGCAGATCGGGATCTCCGAGAATGCGAAGAAAGCGTTCAGGGAAGAGATTTTGATTCGAATCTCGGCATACTCCCGCAAGGAGCGCAAGTTCGAATACAGCAGCCATGATCGTCTGCGTGAAGCGATTGAGAAGAAGTTGTTTACCGATCTGAAAGACATCGTCAAGATCACAACTTCAACCAAAACACCGGATGCAACCCAATTGAAACGAATGAATGAAGTGATCAAACGCTTAATTGAGGAACATGGATATACCGCAGCCAGTGCGAACGAACTGCTACGTTATGTGGGCAGTCTGCTTAATCGCTAA